Proteins encoded together in one Carassius auratus strain Wakin chromosome 32, ASM336829v1, whole genome shotgun sequence window:
- the LOC113051461 gene encoding synaptotagmin-13-like isoform X2, giving the protein MLVSATALLGATLGTVSGLLTLCGLSLLCKSCKKGKLERGDEADPEKAKPSILHTLTQFSVQKSTKPIQPQASLKFPEIYCPKPCVTSQEVINYKEHGAANDTSAAALDTCNQATDREDVFSLPRQASTDETPCTSEQTGAMTKSSSILYPKLHFSISLHKENEELHISIVEAENISVEAGCEGYISGCVSVSEEQRHAQTAIHKLAAHVQWGEELVFALPVEGTEDTDSLDGEVALSLHCCDRFSHNSTLGTMRFKLADISMMLDADCWVDLQPPKQEVASSSGELLLSLSYLPAANRLGVVVMKARGLQSDKLKDNIDLSVKLTLKHLNAKLKKKQTRRVKHKMNPVWNEMMMLELPSELLAKSSVELEVLNLASPGTLLPLGRCVLGLRTSGTGLQHWKQMLDNPRKQIAMWHPLYT; this is encoded by the exons ATGCTCGTGTCAGCGACCGCACTGTTGGGGGCTACACTGGGAACCGTGTCTGGACTGTTGACGCTGTGTGGTCTCTCGCTGCTGTGCAAGAGCTGCAAAAAGGGGAAACTTGAAAGAGGGGACGAGGCAGACCCAGAGAAAGCCAAACCCAGTATCCTGCATACTCTGACACAG TTCAGTGTGCAGAAGTCCACAAAGCCCATCCAGCCTCAAGCATCTTTGAAGTTTCCTGAAATCTACTGCCCCAAACCTTGTGTCACTTCTCAAGAGGTAATAAACTACAAAGAACATGGAGCTGCCAATGACACGTCTGCTGCAGCGCTCGACACCTGTAACCAGGCAACCGATCGCGAGGATGTCTTCTCCCTCCCGCGGCAAG CTTCCACAGATGAAACGCCCTGCACATCTGAGCAAACTGGTGCCATGACGAAAAGTAGCTCTATCCTATATCCTAAACTACATTTCTCCATCAGCCTGCACAAAGAAAATGAAGAGCTACACATCAGCATTGTAGAAG cggaGAATATATCAGTGGAGGCTGGATGTGAGGGATATATATCAGGGTGTGTGAGCGTCTCTGAAGAGCAGAGGCACGCTCAGACAGCCATCCACAAGCTAGCCGCACATGTGCAGTGGGGAGAGGAGCTGGTGTTTGCTCTCCCCGTGGAGGGCACAGAAGACACAGACAGTCTAGATGGAGAAGTGGCCCTCTCACTTCACTGCTGTGATCGATTCTCCCATAATTCCACTCTGGGCACGATGCGCTTTAAGCTGGCTGATATAAGCATGATGCTGGATGCTGATTGCTGGGTTGACTTACAGCCACCTAAACAG GAAGTGGCATCATCATCTGGAGAGCTTCTATTGTCACTCAGTTATCTGCCAGCAGCCAATAGACTTGGGGTGGTGGTAATGAAGGCAAGAGGACTACAGTCAGACAAACTGAAAGATAACATAG ATCTATCGGTAAAGCTGACCTTGAAACATCTAAATGCCAAGCTGAAGAAGAAGCAGACGCGGCGAGTGAAGCACAAGATGAATCCGGTCTGGAACGAGATGATGATGTTGGAGCTGCCCAGTGAGTTACTGGCTAAATCCAGCGTTGAATTGGAGGTACTGAACCTGGCCAGTCCCGGGACCCTTCTCCCGCTGGGCCGCTGCGTGCTGGGTCTCCGCACCTCTGGGACCGGCCTGCAGCACTGGAAACAGATGTTAGATAATCCACGCAAGCAAATTGCTATGTGGCACCCTCTATACACCTAG
- the LOC113051461 gene encoding synaptotagmin-13-like isoform X1 codes for MLVSATALLGATLGTVSGLLTLCGLSLLCKSCKKGKLERGDEADPEKAKPSILHTLTQFSVQKSTKPIQPQASLKFPEIYCPKPCVTSQEVINYKEHGAANDTSAAALDTCNQATDREDVFSLPRQASTDETPCTSEQTGAMTKSSSILYPKLHFSISLHKENEELHISIVEAENISVEAGCEGYISGCVSVSEEQRHAQTAIHKLAAHVQWGEELVFALPVEGTEDTDSLDGEVALSLHCCDRFSHNSTLGTMRFKLADISMMLDADCWVDLQPPKQQEVASSSGELLLSLSYLPAANRLGVVVMKARGLQSDKLKDNIDLSVKLTLKHLNAKLKKKQTRRVKHKMNPVWNEMMMLELPSELLAKSSVELEVLNLASPGTLLPLGRCVLGLRTSGTGLQHWKQMLDNPRKQIAMWHPLYT; via the exons ATGCTCGTGTCAGCGACCGCACTGTTGGGGGCTACACTGGGAACCGTGTCTGGACTGTTGACGCTGTGTGGTCTCTCGCTGCTGTGCAAGAGCTGCAAAAAGGGGAAACTTGAAAGAGGGGACGAGGCAGACCCAGAGAAAGCCAAACCCAGTATCCTGCATACTCTGACACAG TTCAGTGTGCAGAAGTCCACAAAGCCCATCCAGCCTCAAGCATCTTTGAAGTTTCCTGAAATCTACTGCCCCAAACCTTGTGTCACTTCTCAAGAGGTAATAAACTACAAAGAACATGGAGCTGCCAATGACACGTCTGCTGCAGCGCTCGACACCTGTAACCAGGCAACCGATCGCGAGGATGTCTTCTCCCTCCCGCGGCAAG CTTCCACAGATGAAACGCCCTGCACATCTGAGCAAACTGGTGCCATGACGAAAAGTAGCTCTATCCTATATCCTAAACTACATTTCTCCATCAGCCTGCACAAAGAAAATGAAGAGCTACACATCAGCATTGTAGAAG cggaGAATATATCAGTGGAGGCTGGATGTGAGGGATATATATCAGGGTGTGTGAGCGTCTCTGAAGAGCAGAGGCACGCTCAGACAGCCATCCACAAGCTAGCCGCACATGTGCAGTGGGGAGAGGAGCTGGTGTTTGCTCTCCCCGTGGAGGGCACAGAAGACACAGACAGTCTAGATGGAGAAGTGGCCCTCTCACTTCACTGCTGTGATCGATTCTCCCATAATTCCACTCTGGGCACGATGCGCTTTAAGCTGGCTGATATAAGCATGATGCTGGATGCTGATTGCTGGGTTGACTTACAGCCACCTAAACAG CAGGAAGTGGCATCATCATCTGGAGAGCTTCTATTGTCACTCAGTTATCTGCCAGCAGCCAATAGACTTGGGGTGGTGGTAATGAAGGCAAGAGGACTACAGTCAGACAAACTGAAAGATAACATAG ATCTATCGGTAAAGCTGACCTTGAAACATCTAAATGCCAAGCTGAAGAAGAAGCAGACGCGGCGAGTGAAGCACAAGATGAATCCGGTCTGGAACGAGATGATGATGTTGGAGCTGCCCAGTGAGTTACTGGCTAAATCCAGCGTTGAATTGGAGGTACTGAACCTGGCCAGTCCCGGGACCCTTCTCCCGCTGGGCCGCTGCGTGCTGGGTCTCCGCACCTCTGGGACCGGCCTGCAGCACTGGAAACAGATGTTAGATAATCCACGCAAGCAAATTGCTATGTGGCACCCTCTATACACCTAG
- the LOC113051459 gene encoding F-box only protein 3-like — translation MATSIALSLDNLPSDPLLLVLSFLDFRDLISCSFVSRRLNELTGHNPLWKRLCQKHWLLTEADKSHRGLAWKELFREYYADLGRYIDYYGTLKKAWDDLKNYLNQKCPRMIASLKEGVREEELDTIELQIGCKLPNDYRCSYRIHNGQKLVVPGLMGSMALSNHYRSEDLLDIETAAGGFQQRKGMRQCLPLTFCFHTGLSQYMALESTEGRTRSEIFYQCPDQLAQDPSAIDMFITGPNFTEWFTSFVDNVVTGEYPIIRDQIFRYVHDKRCVATTGDITVSVSTSFLPELSSVHPPHFFFTYRIRIEMAKSALPENACQLDSRYWKITNANGNVEEVRGPGVVGEFPVMTPGKVHEYASCTTFSTTSEFMEGHYTFHRLNNKEEVFDVSIPRFHMVCPPFRESMVRSSSVSEVSAPYNDENSSDTDDYERGEMRGMNMADPGGRCPRLV, via the exons ATGGCAACGTCCATAGCGCTCAGCCTGGATAACTTACCGTCTGATCCCTTACTGCTGGTGCTGTCATTTCTGGACTTCCGAGATCTGATAAG CTGCAGTTTTGTAAGTCGTCGACTCAATGAGCTGACAGGCCATAACCCTCTGTGGAAGAGACTTTGTCAGAAGCACTGGCTCCTTACAGA GGCAGACAAAAGCCACAGAGGCCTGGCATGGAAGGAGCTGTTTCGGGAGTATTATGCTGATCTGGGCCGTTATATTGACTATTACGGCACTCTCAAGAAAGCCTGGGATGATCTGAAGAACTACCTGAATCAGAAATGTCCACGAATGATAGCTTCACTTAAAG AGGGTGTAAGGGAGGAAGAGCTAGACACTATTGAGCTCCAGATTGGCTGCAAACTCCCTAATGACTACCGTTGCTCCTATAGGATACACAATGGACAGAAACTTGTGGTCCCTGG GCTGATGGGCAGCATGGCTCTGTCCAATCACTATCGCTCAGAGGACCTGTTGGATATTGAGACCGCAGCGGGGGGATTTCAGCAGAGGAAGGGGATGCGGCAGTGTCTTCCACTCACATTTTGCTTCCACACTGGCCTCAGCCAGTACATGGCCTTGGAGAGCACAGAGGGacgaacacgcagtgaaatcttCTATCAGTGCCCG GATCAACTGGCACAAGATCCCTCTGCGATTGACATGTTCATTACGG gtcCCAACTTTACTGAGTGGTTCACTTCCTTTGTTGACAATGTTGTAACAGGAGAATACCCCATCATTCGGGACCAGATCTTCAG GTATGTTCATGACAAGCGCTGCGTGGCAACCACTGGTGACATCACAGTGTCAGTCTCTACCTCCTTCCTGCCAGAGCTCAGTTCAGTCCATCCGCCACACTTTTTCTTCACCTATAGAATCAG GATTGAGATGGCAAAGTCTGCCCTGCCAGAGAATGCATGCCAGCTAGACAGTCGCTACTGGAAGATCACAAATGCAAACGGAAATGTGGAGGAGGTCCGTGGCCCTGGTGTTGTGG GCGAGTTTCCAGTGATGACACCTGGTAAAGTTCACGAGTACGCCAGCTGCACCACGTTTTCCACCACCTCTGAGTTCATGGAAGGCCACTACACATTCCACCGGCTCAACAACAAAGAGGAAGTGTTTGACGTGTCAATCCCACGCTTCCACATGGTGTGCCCACCTTTCCGTGAATCAATGGTGCGGTCG AGCTCAGTCAGTGAGGTGTCTGCTCCTTATAATGATGAGAATTCATCAGACACCGATGACTACGAGCGTGGAGAGATGCGTGGCATGAACATGGCTGACCCAGGAGGACGCTGCCCTCGGCTTGTCTGA